In Hevea brasiliensis isolate MT/VB/25A 57/8 chromosome 13, ASM3005281v1, whole genome shotgun sequence, a single genomic region encodes these proteins:
- the LOC110637422 gene encoding S-type anion channel SLAH2 gives METQDLAKHEESIPTLIKYILSKEVTGFDSNCSSNSNQNQPSGSHPIASSAMGNGTIASENRSDKFQPINDQRTHSISISMPTSPRGNNSEINEKVLFEDNGETSLGNGISVSSAKSVAASSQRKQTKFHSQPMPKGCAVELGVNVTKSHNNKKLKDKRYDSFKTWSGKLESQISHLRGKPHEPSPENFVEHRTEKDALPVDRYYDALEGPELENLRASEEIVLPDDKIWPFLLRYPISSFGICLGISSQAIMWKTLANSASTKFLHISPNVNLVLWCISLALVAIVASIYLLKVILYFEAVRREYYHPIRANFFFAPWIALLFLALGVPPSVANNLHGVLWYILMTPILCLELKIYGQWMSGGQRRLSRVANPSNHLSVVGNFVGALLGASMGLKEGPIFFFAVGLAHYTVLFVTLYQRLPTNETLPKELHPVFFLFVAAPSVASMAWAKIQGSFDYGSRIAYFIALFLYFSLAVRINFFRGFKFSLAWWAYTFPMTGAAIATIRYSNEVTNIVTQTLAVILSITSTFTVTALLVTTIIHAFVLRDLFPNDIAIAISESRPKHHHHHKKWFHRRLGSLENKEIENYLKYANSDCKDMEACISPPSLQGSK, from the exons ATGGAAACCCAAGATTTAGCAAAGCACGAAGAATCCATTCCAACACTCATAAAATACATCTTATCCAAAGAAGTGACCGGCTTTGATAGCAACTGTAGCTCGAATAGTAATCAGAACCAACCCAGTGGTTCTCATCCTATCGCTTCATCGGCTATG GGAAATGGAACTATTGCTTCTGAGAACCGCTCTGACAAATTTCAACCCATCAACGATCAAAGGACTCATTCTATTTCCATTAGCATGCCAACTTCTCCAAGGGGAAACAACTCAGAGATCAATGAAAAAGTTCTTTTTGAAGATAATGGAGAAACAAGTTTAGGCAATGGAATTTCTGTTTCTTCTGCTAAATCTGTGGCCGCCAGCTCGCAGAGAAAACAAACAAAATTTCATTCTCAGCCAATGCCAAAGGGATGTGCAGTTGAGCTGGGAGTTAATGTTACAAAGTCTCATAACAATAAAAAATTGAAGGATAAAAGATATGATTCTTTCAAAACATGGTCTGGGAAACTTGAAAGTCAGATATCACATTTACGAGGGAAGCCACATGAACCCTCACCAGAGAATTTTGTAGAGCATAGAACAGAGAAGGATGCTTTACCTGTGGATCGATACTATGATGCATTGGAAGGGCCTGAGTTGGAAAACCTTAGA GCCTCAGAAGAAATAGTGCTACCAGAtgacaagatatggccatttctTCTTCGGTATCCCATCTCTTCATTTGGTATTTGTCTTGGCATAAGCAGCCAAGCAATCATGTGGAAAACCCTGGCCAACTCTGCCTCCACAAAATTTCTCCACATTAGCCCGAATGTAAATCTTGTCCTATGGTGTATCTCTCTTGCTCTTGTAGCCATTGTAGCTTCCATCTATCTTCTCAAGGTAATTCTCTACTTTGAAGCTGTTCGTCGTGAATATTACCACCCAATCCGTGCCAATTTCTTCTTTGCTCCATGGATAGCCCTCCTGTTCTTAGCACTTGGAGTGCCTCCTTCAGTTGCCAACAACCTGCATGGTGTCCTTTGGTATATTCTCATGACTCCAATCCTCTGCCTTGAGCTTAAGATCTATGGACAATGGATGTCTGGAGGACAAAGGAGGCTTTCAAGGGTAGCAAATCCTTCAAATCATCTCTCAGTTGTAGGGAATTTTGTTGGGGCACTGTTGGGTGCGTCAATGGGGCTAAAAGAAGGACCTATTTTCTTCTTTGCTGTTGGGTTGGCTCACTACACTGTCCTATTTGTAACCCTCTACCAGAGACTTCCAACAAATGAAACCCTCCCAAAGGAGCTCCATCCAGTATTCTTTCTGTTTGTTGCAGCTCCTAGTGTTGCTTCCATGGCATGGGCAAAGATTCAAGGCTCCTTTGATTATGGCTCGCGGATTGCTTACTTCATTGCCCTGTTTCTTTATTTCTCACTG GCAGTTCGTATTAATTTTTTCCGAGGATTCAA GTTCTCATTGGCTTGGTGGGCGTACACTTTCCCAATGACTGGAGCCGCCATTGCAACCATTAGGTACTCAAATGAAGTCACCAACATAGTAACTCAAACTCTTGCCGTTATACTCTCAATCACTTCCACATTCACAGTCACAGCTCTGCTTGTAACCACAATAATACATGCATTTGTGCTCCGAGACCTCTTCCCTAATGACATAGCCATCGCCATAAGCGAGAGCAGACCAAaacatcatcatcatcacaagAAGTGGTTCCATCGAAGACTTGGAAGCTTAGAAAATAAAGAGATTGAGAATTACTTGAAGTATGCAAACTCAGATTGCAAAGACATGGAAGCTTGTATAAGCCCTCCGAGCTTACAAGGTAGTAAATAA